In the Bordetella genomosp. 10 genome, one interval contains:
- a CDS encoding DUF1828 domain-containing protein encodes MDSLRDLQDQLCRSMCAEVSLRETKEGYIVVSTPFTFPDGDGYTIYLRRTATGGWRLSDMGNTLMRLSYEQDIEKLRDGTRARVFEQIVAEMGIEDDNGDLFLEAPSTRLGEGVFRFGQALTRIHDIRFLNRIQVESTFFDDLAEELERIVGPDALMTDYAAPDVPDADRYRSDFAIRGESGRPLLIFGVPSSGRARLATIVIQYLIQHDFDFRSLIVYSDMTTIPKQDLARLTTVANDQIPSLQEESALRRKITEAIR; translated from the coding sequence ATGGATTCGCTTAGAGACCTGCAAGATCAGTTGTGCCGCTCGATGTGCGCGGAGGTGTCTCTGCGTGAGACGAAAGAGGGATACATCGTCGTTTCGACCCCCTTCACGTTTCCCGACGGCGATGGGTACACGATCTATCTCAGGCGTACCGCAACGGGAGGTTGGCGGCTCAGCGACATGGGCAATACCTTGATGCGGCTTAGCTATGAGCAAGACATCGAAAAGCTGAGAGACGGCACGCGGGCGCGGGTGTTCGAACAAATCGTCGCCGAAATGGGCATAGAGGACGATAACGGCGATCTCTTTCTCGAGGCCCCGTCAACCAGGCTTGGCGAAGGGGTTTTCCGCTTCGGGCAAGCGTTGACGCGCATCCATGACATTCGGTTCTTGAATCGAATCCAGGTCGAGAGCACGTTTTTCGATGACCTGGCGGAAGAACTGGAACGCATCGTCGGCCCCGATGCGTTGATGACCGACTATGCGGCGCCGGATGTGCCTGACGCGGACCGTTATCGTTCGGACTTCGCGATACGAGGAGAGAGCGGCCGGCCTCTCTTGATATTCGGCGTTCCGAGCAGTGGGCGCGCACGATTGGCGACGATCGTCATCCAGTATTTGATCCAGCATGACTTCGACTTTCGCAGTTTGATCGTCTATTCCGATATGACGACGATTCCGAAGCAGGATCTGGCCCGGTTGACCACCGTGGCAAACGATCAAATTCCTTCGCTACAGGAAGAATCGGCGCTAAGGCGCAAGATTACCGAGGCGATTCGCTAG
- a CDS encoding integration host factor subunit alpha produces the protein MLTEPRTLTKAELAELLFERVGLNKREAKDFVDTFFEEIRDALAKGDPDTPPSVKLSGFGNFQVRDKPPRPGRNPKTGETIPIAARRVVTFHASQKLKSIVENAPPSTTPAGSVE, from the coding sequence ATGCTTACCGAACCTCGTACGTTGACCAAGGCCGAACTGGCCGAGCTGCTTTTCGAACGGGTGGGGCTCAACAAGCGTGAGGCCAAGGACTTCGTCGACACCTTCTTCGAAGAGATCCGCGATGCCTTGGCCAAGGGCGATCCCGATACGCCGCCGTCGGTCAAGCTGTCCGGCTTCGGCAATTTCCAGGTGCGCGACAAACCGCCGCGCCCCGGCCGCAATCCCAAGACCGGCGAGACCATTCCCATCGCGGCGCGGCGGGTGGTCACGTTCCATGCCAGCCAGAAGTTGAAGAGCATCGTCGAGAACGCACCGCCGTCGACGACGCCCGCCGGTTCCGTTGAGTAG
- the pheT gene encoding phenylalanine--tRNA ligase subunit beta: MQFPESWLRALVDPAIDTEALAHRLTMAGLEVEETQTAAPPFSGVVVAHIVEIAPHPDADKLRVCQVDDGSGQLLQIVCGAPNAAAGLKVPLARVGAELPGGMKIGVAKMRGVQSAGMLCSARELGLSQDHGGLLELPADMAVGVSLREALDLDDTLFTLKLTPNRADCLSILGVAREVAALTGAPLRVPSAEPVAVTLQDRVPVRVEAPDLCGRFAGRVIRGVNARAATPEWMKTRLERAGQRSVSALVDISNYVLLELGRPTHVFDLDKIKGDLVVRWAHADEPVTLLNGQTLKLAPDVGVIVAGDTVESMAGIMGGDATAVTLDTQNIYVEAAFWWADAIAGRARRYKFSTEASHRFERGVDYANIPEHLEFITSLIVAICGGQCGPVDDQIVNLPQRPPVRMRLARCHRVLGVPVERAEVEQIFTRLGLPFELDGDTFVVQPPSYRFDLSIEEDLIEEVARVYGFERIPDVPPVARAKMRMAPETLRGPHALRQVLAGQDYQEVVNFSFVEADWERDYAGNADPIRLLNPIASQLAVMRSSLLGGLVANIVHNANRKQSRVRVFELGRVFRRDGSVADGPLTVAAVSQPLKLAAAAWGPSVEEQWGAPTRPVDFYDVKMDVSVLFGKRGADLRFVAAQHPALHPGRSARIELDGKAVGWIGELHPRWAQKAELAHAPVLFEVDVDVLEQGLLPQVRELSRQPVVVRDLALWVDEGVTAQSMQDTIAATVAADARLAIVQQSRLFDVWREKNQDSGQVADSVKEKSLAFRFWLQDTESTLDEARVAECLGIIRDALIQAHGARQRA, encoded by the coding sequence ATGCAATTCCCCGAATCCTGGCTGCGCGCCCTGGTCGATCCGGCCATCGATACCGAGGCGCTGGCGCACCGGTTGACGATGGCCGGTCTGGAAGTCGAAGAAACCCAAACCGCCGCGCCGCCGTTCAGCGGCGTGGTGGTGGCGCATATCGTCGAGATCGCGCCGCATCCCGATGCCGACAAGCTGCGCGTCTGCCAGGTCGACGACGGCTCCGGCCAACTGTTGCAGATCGTCTGCGGCGCGCCCAACGCGGCCGCCGGCCTGAAGGTGCCGCTGGCCCGCGTGGGCGCGGAATTGCCCGGCGGCATGAAGATCGGCGTGGCCAAGATGCGCGGCGTGCAGTCCGCCGGCATGCTGTGCTCGGCGCGTGAGCTGGGCCTGTCGCAGGACCACGGCGGCCTGCTCGAACTCCCCGCGGACATGGCCGTGGGCGTTTCGCTGCGCGAGGCGCTGGACCTGGACGACACGCTGTTCACCCTGAAGCTGACGCCCAACCGCGCCGATTGCCTGTCCATCCTGGGCGTGGCGCGCGAAGTCGCCGCCCTGACCGGCGCGCCGTTGCGCGTGCCCTCGGCCGAACCGGTGGCGGTGACGCTGCAGGATCGCGTGCCGGTGCGCGTCGAGGCGCCCGACCTGTGCGGCCGTTTCGCCGGCCGCGTGATCCGCGGCGTCAATGCGCGCGCGGCCACGCCGGAATGGATGAAGACGCGCCTGGAACGCGCGGGCCAGCGTTCGGTCTCGGCGCTGGTGGACATCTCCAACTACGTGCTGCTGGAGCTGGGCCGTCCCACCCACGTTTTCGACCTGGACAAGATCAAGGGCGACCTGGTGGTGCGCTGGGCCCATGCCGACGAGCCGGTGACGCTGCTCAATGGCCAGACCCTGAAGCTGGCGCCGGACGTCGGCGTGATCGTCGCCGGCGATACGGTGGAAAGCATGGCCGGCATCATGGGCGGCGACGCCACCGCGGTGACGCTGGATACGCAGAATATCTATGTCGAGGCCGCCTTCTGGTGGGCCGACGCCATCGCCGGCCGCGCGCGCCGCTACAAGTTCAGCACCGAAGCCAGCCATCGCTTCGAGCGCGGCGTCGATTACGCCAACATTCCCGAGCACTTGGAATTCATCACCAGCCTCATCGTGGCTATCTGCGGCGGCCAGTGCGGTCCCGTGGACGACCAGATCGTCAACCTGCCGCAACGTCCGCCGGTGCGCATGCGCCTGGCGCGCTGCCATCGCGTGCTGGGCGTGCCGGTGGAACGCGCGGAAGTCGAACAGATCTTCACGCGCCTGGGCTTGCCCTTCGAGCTGGACGGCGACACCTTCGTGGTGCAGCCGCCGTCCTATCGCTTCGACCTGAGCATCGAGGAAGATCTCATCGAGGAAGTGGCGCGGGTCTATGGCTTCGAGCGCATTCCCGACGTGCCGCCCGTGGCGCGCGCCAAGATGCGCATGGCGCCCGAGACGCTGCGCGGCCCGCACGCGCTGCGCCAGGTGCTGGCCGGGCAGGACTACCAGGAAGTCGTGAACTTCAGCTTCGTCGAAGCCGACTGGGAACGCGACTATGCCGGCAATGCGGATCCGATTCGCCTGCTCAATCCCATCGCCAGCCAACTGGCGGTGATGCGTTCCAGCCTGCTGGGCGGCCTGGTCGCCAACATCGTGCACAACGCCAACCGCAAGCAGTCGCGGGTTCGCGTGTTCGAGCTGGGCCGCGTGTTCCGGCGCGACGGCTCGGTGGCCGATGGGCCGCTGACGGTCGCCGCCGTCAGCCAGCCGCTGAAACTGGCGGCCGCGGCGTGGGGCCCCAGCGTGGAAGAGCAGTGGGGCGCGCCGACGCGCCCGGTGGATTTCTACGACGTCAAGATGGACGTCAGCGTGCTGTTCGGCAAGCGCGGCGCCGACCTGCGTTTCGTCGCGGCGCAGCATCCGGCCCTGCATCCGGGCCGCAGCGCGCGCATCGAACTGGACGGCAAGGCGGTTGGCTGGATCGGCGAACTGCATCCGCGCTGGGCGCAGAAGGCCGAACTGGCGCATGCGCCGGTGTTGTTCGAGGTCGACGTCGACGTCCTGGAGCAAGGCCTGCTGCCGCAGGTGCGCGAGCTGTCCCGCCAGCCGGTGGTGGTGCGCGACCTGGCGCTGTGGGTGGACGAGGGCGTGACCGCCCAATCCATGCAGGACACCATCGCGGCCACGGTCGCCGCCGACGCGCGCCTGGCTATTGTCCAGCAGTCGCGGCTCTTCGACGTGTGGCGCGAGAAAAACCAGGATTCGGGCCAAGTTGCTGATTCCGTTAAGGAAAAAAGCCTTGCTTTCCGCTTCTGGCTACAGGACACTGAGTCCACGCTGGACGAGGCGCGGGTCGCCGAGTGCCTGGGCATCATCCGCGATGCGCTCATCCAGGCGCACGGGGCACGACAGCGCGCGTAA
- the pheS gene encoding phenylalanine--tRNA ligase subunit alpha, with protein MTLLVDDLIAQAQERFAAAPDAAALENAKARFLGKEGALTVLLKGMAALSPEQKREAGARINQAKQQIEALLNQRRAELAQAELDARLASETIDVTLPGRGRAVGGIHPVIRTWQRVEAIFRSIGFDVADGPEIENDWTNFTALNNPENHPARSMQDTFYVDMNDDKGLPLLLRTHTSPMQVRYARMNKPPIKVIAPGRTYRVDSDATHSPMFHQVEGLWIAEDISFADLKGVYTDFLRCFFESDDLVVRFRPSFFPFTEPSAEIDMMFTSGPNRGRWLEISGSGQVHPEVVRNFGLDPERYIGFAFGSGLERLTMLRYGVNDLRQFYEGDLRFLRQFNE; from the coding sequence ATGACTCTTTTGGTCGATGACCTGATCGCTCAGGCGCAAGAACGATTCGCCGCGGCCCCCGACGCCGCCGCGCTGGAAAACGCCAAGGCGCGTTTTCTGGGCAAGGAAGGCGCCCTTACCGTGTTGCTCAAGGGCATGGCCGCGCTGAGCCCCGAGCAGAAGCGCGAAGCGGGCGCCCGCATCAATCAGGCCAAGCAGCAGATCGAAGCGCTGCTGAACCAGCGCCGCGCCGAACTGGCGCAGGCCGAGCTGGACGCGCGCCTGGCTTCCGAAACCATCGACGTCACCTTGCCCGGCCGCGGCCGCGCCGTGGGCGGCATCCATCCGGTGATACGCACCTGGCAGCGCGTCGAGGCCATCTTCCGCTCCATCGGCTTCGACGTGGCCGACGGCCCGGAAATCGAAAACGACTGGACCAACTTCACCGCGCTGAACAATCCGGAGAACCATCCGGCGCGTTCCATGCAGGACACCTTCTACGTCGACATGAACGACGACAAGGGCCTGCCCCTGCTGCTGCGCACGCACACCAGCCCGATGCAGGTGCGCTACGCGCGCATGAACAAGCCGCCCATCAAGGTCATCGCGCCCGGCCGCACCTATCGCGTCGATAGCGACGCGACCCACTCGCCGATGTTCCATCAGGTCGAGGGGCTGTGGATCGCCGAGGATATTTCCTTCGCCGACCTGAAGGGCGTGTACACCGATTTCCTGCGTTGCTTCTTCGAAAGCGACGACCTGGTGGTGCGTTTCCGTCCTTCGTTCTTCCCCTTCACGGAACCCTCCGCCGAAATCGACATGATGTTCACCAGCGGGCCGAATCGCGGCCGCTGGCTGGAGATCTCCGGTTCCGGCCAGGTGCATCCGGAAGTGGTGCGCAATTTCGGTCTCGACCCCGAGCGCTATATCGGCTTCGCGTTCGGCTCCGGCCTGGAGCGCCTGACGATGCTGCGCTACGGCGTCAACGACTTGCGCCAGTTCTACGAAGGCGACCTGCGCTTCCTGCGCCAGTTCAACGAATAA
- the rplT gene encoding 50S ribosomal protein L20 gives MPRVKRGVTARARHKKVINAAKGYRGRRGNVFRIAKQAVMRAGQYAYRDRRNKKRTFRALWITRINAACRELGVSYSVFIAGLKKASIDLDRKVLADLAVHDAAGFAAVVQQAKAALAA, from the coding sequence ATGCCTCGCGTCAAACGTGGTGTAACCGCCCGCGCTCGTCACAAGAAAGTCATCAACGCCGCCAAGGGCTATCGTGGCCGCCGCGGTAATGTATTCCGCATCGCCAAGCAGGCGGTCATGCGTGCCGGCCAGTACGCCTATCGCGACCGCCGCAACAAGAAGCGCACCTTCCGCGCCCTGTGGATCACGCGTATCAACGCCGCCTGCCGTGAGCTGGGCGTCAGCTACAGCGTGTTCATCGCCGGCCTGAAGAAGGCGTCGATCGATCTGGACCGCAAGGTGCTGGCCGATCTGGCTGTTCACGACGCCGCCGGCTTCGCCGCCGTGGTGCAACAGGCCAAGGCTGCCCTGGCTGCCTGA
- the rpmI gene encoding 50S ribosomal protein L35: MPKMKTKKSAAKRFQVRGSGSIKRGQAYKRHILTKKTTKNKRQLRGSKAVHETNVASVKAMMPFA, translated from the coding sequence ATGCCCAAGATGAAGACCAAGAAAAGCGCCGCCAAGCGCTTTCAGGTTCGCGGCAGCGGATCGATCAAGCGGGGTCAGGCCTACAAGCGCCACATCCTGACCAAGAAGACCACGAAGAACAAGCGTCAACTGCGCGGCTCCAAGGCCGTCCATGAGACCAACGTCGCCTCCGTCAAGGCGATGATGCCTTTCGCTTGA
- a CDS encoding type VI immunity family protein codes for MIDLPFDPIQLMREHPEKMRVPGGLLAKRGPQDYVGSVPAITGTLFFKDAHLPEVREAVCACFDEYEAVAKEHLTWLWRAEPPEGPDKIAYPKAKPMRDMMKRVKENDLVSFIYISGEQPHDAGDWEFQVYGLRGWKAKMGNWGLCALRFTMSLLYVEENPTTFQAVFVNFAKRLKAIHGHGGHGLVLSAVRAIDNQPFEAYLADKFSGFDAGDLIGSASHAHEGIKTVSWLTAVNYEMVEKIGGLSAIRSELPMDWFALYDYGAGLVIQAGPKPEAAPTDQPKPARLVLPNMLLKPVRTPEIGWLHHGSKDGEPRIIGCGAEQWLQRFDVPEDELMGYKARLLDEPKLTNVTTLPDRL; via the coding sequence ATGATCGATCTTCCCTTCGACCCGATTCAGTTGATGCGTGAGCATCCCGAGAAGATGCGCGTGCCCGGCGGCCTGCTGGCCAAGCGAGGCCCGCAGGACTATGTGGGCAGCGTCCCGGCCATCACCGGCACGCTGTTCTTCAAGGATGCCCATCTGCCCGAAGTGCGCGAAGCCGTCTGCGCCTGTTTCGACGAGTACGAGGCCGTTGCCAAGGAACATCTGACTTGGCTTTGGCGCGCAGAACCGCCAGAAGGACCGGACAAGATCGCCTATCCTAAAGCCAAGCCCATGCGCGACATGATGAAGCGCGTGAAGGAAAACGATCTGGTGAGTTTCATCTATATCAGCGGCGAGCAACCGCACGATGCCGGCGACTGGGAGTTCCAGGTCTATGGCCTGCGAGGGTGGAAGGCGAAAATGGGCAATTGGGGCTTGTGTGCGCTGCGTTTCACCATGTCGCTGCTGTATGTCGAAGAGAATCCGACCACCTTCCAGGCCGTGTTCGTGAACTTTGCAAAGCGCCTGAAGGCGATCCATGGCCATGGCGGTCATGGTTTGGTGCTCTCGGCAGTCCGCGCGATCGATAACCAACCGTTCGAAGCGTACTTGGCCGACAAGTTCAGTGGGTTTGACGCTGGCGATCTGATCGGTAGCGCCTCCCATGCCCACGAAGGCATCAAGACCGTCTCTTGGCTGACGGCGGTGAACTATGAGATGGTCGAGAAGATCGGCGGACTGTCGGCAATCCGCTCCGAACTGCCGATGGACTGGTTCGCGCTGTACGACTACGGCGCGGGCCTGGTGATCCAGGCCGGCCCGAAGCCGGAGGCCGCGCCGACCGATCAGCCCAAGCCCGCCCGGCTGGTGCTCCCCAACATGCTGCTCAAGCCGGTGCGTACCCCTGAGATTGGATGGCTGCACCACGGTTCAAAGGACGGCGAACCACGCATCATCGGCTGCGGCGCGGAGCAGTGGCTCCAGCGCTTCGACGTGCCCGAGGACGAACTGATGGGCTACAAGGCCCGGCTATTGGACGAGCCGAAGCTGACCAATGTCACCACGCTGCCGGATCGGCTATGA